The following nucleotide sequence is from Deinococcus ruber.
GCGGTTTCTCCCATTGGCCTTGGCACGAAAGAGCGCCAGATCGGCGCGGCGCTGAGCAGACTGCGGCGTTTCGTCGCTGAACAGTCGGGCCATGCCCAACGAGCAGGTGAGGTGCCTGTTGGCGCTGCTGGGGTGGCTGACTTCGCGCATGTGCAGCAGCACGGCTTCGGCCACCTGTCTGGCTGTTTCGGCGGTATCCGGTTCGCCGGGCAGGGCAGCACCCAGCAGAACCGCGAACTCCTCGCCGCCCAGTCGGTAGGCCCGCTCATTGTTGGGCAGCGACCTGTTGAGGGCGGTTGCCGCGCCCACCAGATACTCGTCGCCTACATCGTGCCCAAAGCGGTCGTTGATGGTCTTGAAATGATCGAGGTCGATCACCAGCACCCAGCCGCCCGGCTTCAGGGTATCCAGATCGTATTCGAACTGGCGGCGATTCCACAGACCTGTCAGCGCGTCGGTGTGCGCCTGCTTTGAAAGCCGCGAACTGATCGCCAGCATCTTGAAGCGCGAGCGGTTGACCTGTGCGCCCATCATAAAACCCAGCAGATTGCTCAGAATCAGCAGCACCGCTTCCCACGCACCCAGCAGACCACCAGGGTACAGCAGAAACGGCAGACCCACCGGAAGCAGCACCGGGAGCAGACGCCACCACACCTGCCGCCACGGAAAATGCAGCACGTTCATCGGGGTGGTAAAGATTGTTCCCAGCGTCACCACGCCAATGCTTGTCACCAGCGGCGCGATCAGGTCCTCCGGATGATGGTCGATGACGCTGTACATCACGTCTGGCAGCAGCATCAGCAGGGCAGTCAGC
It contains:
- a CDS encoding diguanylate cyclase domain-containing protein gives rise to the protein MFLAVITAYVMRLYPTPLIVQGDIRWAESFADLRYVPMLTVLLGYGPRWTLLTALLMLLPDVMYSVIDHHPEDLIAPLVTSIGVVTLGTIFTTPMNVLHFPWRQVWWRLLPVLLPVGLPFLLYPGGLLGAWEAVLLILSNLLGFMMGAQVNRSRFKMLAISSRLSKQAHTDALTGLWNRRQFEYDLDTLKPGGWVLVIDLDHFKTINDRFGHDVGDEYLVGAATALNRSLPNNERAYRLGGEEFAVLLGAALPGEPDTAETARQVAEAVLLHMREVSHPSSANRHLTCSLGMARLFSDETPQSAQRRADLALFRAKANGRNRSEVAGSAAEPLVLPEQDSRALEPLFLEKLKSSIDLTTSDRDLTDEEWTNLLQIAILSVPNAELGSIDVRQGEFFVQRAQIGYSDELLGLHYSRAEQLYWYGLGEKNWVQGEPRTMLGDEIVQRSSMPASEHLSDFERSGRIYELKATLCLPLLLDGEVIAHLNLDRVSDSRPFSEQDLRIARIFADQVTVLAAAARRREAWNRFTQTSPAEPG